In the genome of Phlebotomus papatasi isolate M1 chromosome 2, Ppap_2.1, whole genome shotgun sequence, one region contains:
- the LOC129802149 gene encoding tudor domain-containing protein 3, protein MLEKLKEKGWNLTEVGVNKLTDNGKISDTNSLIKQALNTDLRDIGHNVLPGELKGSRYDVPGTGVVVQVVKVRNVAAPRANEESKVAPRLLRVHFTDGQGIIPGIEYESVPQLGLNTVPGTKVLLKNGPIGVGMGNLLLKAKNIEILGGFVEALAEKWEISRTMAKFAKGGARGNSAAPPWIPFGQKIDTKSLDVNIKSLAGDVEKDTAKENVEFNAQRSEAIAEASKAAKKVFGGGQKMMDHNVQKIVDKGYSEEEAHYALKMTRNDLGRAMRQLKRQAGSGEEKREERGERPRRGGRGGFGRSGQDGGEEASARPSGKISLFDFLETKLPAEAQEARVEHRPEPPRPDQRRSNPHERGGRRPTGDFRRQQDMRNSTDRRRNPPRMNALYTQMDNLRIDERPSRDFNKAFPQIPNGFDPNKIMGFQNKETNEFARNVLKQQLNEPPPQPQSSWHWKIGDRCLAKYWEDAKYYAAEITAITEKTCVVAFLDYGNYEEVLKDDVLPVQMEEGERNFERQQQRHQQNSRGQNYRHERQPYAQRK, encoded by the exons ATGCTGGAAAAACTGAAGGAAAAAGGATG GAATCTCACGGAAGTTGGTGTGAACAAATTGACGGACAATGGGAAGATTAGTGACACGAATTCCCTGATCAAACAAGCACTAAAT ACGGATCTTCGGGATATTGGGCACAATGTGTTGCCGGGGGAGTTGAAGGGGAGTAGGTATGATGTTCCGGGGACTGGGGTAGTTGTGCAGGTGGTTAAAGTGAGAAATGTGGCGGCTCCAAGGGCAAATGAGGAGTCAAAAGTGGCACCGAGATTGCTCAGGGTGCATTTCACGGATGGTCAGGGAATTATTCCGGGAATTGAGTATGAATCAGTGCCCCAATTGGGACTGAATACGGTGCCGGGGACGAAGGTGTTGCTGAAGAATGGGCCAATTGGGGTGGGAATGGGGAATTTATTGCTAAAAGCGAAGAATATTGAGATTCTGGGGGGATTTGTGGAGGCACTTGCGGAAAAATGGGAAATCTCGAGGACGATGGCAAAATTTGCCAAGGGTGGGGCACGGGGGAATTCTGCGGCTCCTCCGTGGATTCCCTTTGGGCAGAAGATAGATACAAAATCACTGGATGTCAATATAAAATCCCTTGCGGGAGATGTGGAGAAGGACACGGCGAAGGAAAATGTAGAGTTCAATGCTCAGAGGAGTGAGGCTATTGCGGAGGCTAGTAAGGCGGCCAAGAAGGTGTTTGGGGGTGGGCAGAAGATGATGGATCACAATGTGCAGAAGATTGTGGATAAAGGGTACAGTGAAGAGGAAGCGCACTATGCCCTGAAGATGACCAGGAATGATTTGGGAAGGGCCATGAGGCAGCTGAAGAGGCAGGCGGGGAGTGGTGAGGAGAAGCGTGAGGAGAGGGGAGAACGACCAAGAAGAGGAGGACGTGGTGGATTTGGGAGATCTGGCCAGGATGGGGGGGAAGAGGCATCAGCGAGGCCTTCCGGGAAGATTTCGCTCTTTGACTTCCTGGAGACGAAACTCCCGGCAGAGGCACAAGAAGCTCGCGTTGAGCATCGTCCGGAGCCTCCGCGCCCCGACCAACGCCGAAGCAATCCCCACGAACGCGGCGGCAGGAGGCCAACCGGAGATTTCCGGAGGCAGCAGGATATGAGAAATTCAACAGATAGACGTCGAAATCCACCCAGGATGAATGCCCTGTACACTCAAATGGACAATTTGAGGATCGATGAGAGGCCCAGCAGGGATTTCAACAAAGCCTTCCCACAAATCCCAAATGGATTCGATCCGAACAAAATCATGGGTTTCCAGAATAAGGAAACCAATGAATTTGCCCGGAATGTCCTCAAGCAGCAACTCAATGAGCCACCGCCGCAGCCCCAATCATCCTGGCACTGGAAAATTGGGGATAGATGCCTGGCAAAGTATTGGGAAGATGCAAag TACTACGCAGCTGAAATCACAGCAATCACAGAGAAAACCTGCGTTGTGGCTTTCCTGGACTACGGGAACTACGAGGAAGTGCTCAAGGATGATGTTCTGCCGGTGCAGATGGAGGAGGGCGAGAGGAACTTTGAGAGGCAGCAACAGAGGCATCAGCAGAACTCACGAGGGCAGAATTACAGGCATGAGAGACAACCTTATGCACAGAGGAAGTGA